A single Ziziphus jujuba cultivar Dongzao chromosome 11, ASM3175591v1 DNA region contains:
- the LOC107434941 gene encoding protein BUD31 homolog 2 — translation MPKVKTNRVKYPEGWELIEPTLRELQAKMREAENNPHDGKRKCEALWPIFKIAHQKSRYIFDLYHRRKEISKELYEFCMDQGYADRNLIAKWKKPGYERLCCLRCMQPRDHNFATTCVCRVPKHLREEKVIECVHCGCRGCASGD, via the exons ATGCCCAAGGTGAAGACAAACCGAGTCAAATACCCAGAAGGCTGGGAATTGATTGAGCCAACTCTCCGTGAACTACAAGCAAAGATGAGAGAAG CTGAGAATAATCCTCATGATGGTAAGAGAAAATGCGAGGCATTATGGCCTATATTTAAAATTGCACATCAAAAGAGCCGTTATATTTTTGACCTTTACCATCGGCGGAAGGAAATATCTAAGGAATTGTACGAGTTCTGTATGGACCAAGGTTATGCTGATCGCAATTTAATTGCAAAATGGAAGAAG CCTGGCTATGAACGTCTCTGCTGTTTAAGATGCATGCAGCCTCGGGATCATAACTTTGCGACGACATGCGTCTGCCGGGTACCAAAACACTTGCGAGAGGAGAAGGTTATAGAGTGTGTGCATTGCGGTTGTAGGGGCTGTGCCAGTGGAGATTGA
- the LOC107434954 gene encoding serine/threonine-protein kinase KIPK2: MGSFPDTSEIVEAPKEVNSGQCSREVYRSHLGLSAGDKERKLSLLKLGYKDSLEDDINKLFEAINIKTSSKCFGQLGTSPLNRNASKKPITMGMPRSPRIGNSEPATLKQALRELSLTKASEVAAMKRLSKLTGSTGASEAGRIKTLYNAVVVEANKPSSSLDEGKGNMVEISLVPEQSTSNDSERFPEQHQIHKMKLSNQSFCSSPQFPVATTQNAAGTETIKDEGVSTSREGEIQTIKSEAVQNEKHTSEPSPPCSDSGGKILESVKNVPASTKKASAPKVGRKVRLHTAPSSTSVSGNRGSKLSRNTARMVKPVSRNKSFVKKKMRQDSGSATCTSSTYNGVDTELDPCTSRLVCERCHCTLKNASKTSNQNSSTPQSSSLSAEVSSTNVQSSANKSGVVPGNYNKSGAALVKTKKNTKPREKGEFSQSSKSSQGDYSTSTSMSDESNVSGSSCGNRPHMSKDVRWEAIRHVRMQDGVLSLKHFNLLKKLGCGDIGTVYLAELIGTNCLFAIKVMDNEFLARRKKMPRAQTEREILRMLDHPFLPTLYAQFTSDNLSCLVMEYCPGGDLHVLRQRQPGRNYSEPAARFYVAEVLLALEYLHMLGVIYRDLKPENILVREDGHIMLTDFDLSLRCTVNPTLLQSSSPEMVPARMSGPCAQSSCAEPFCIEPYCQVPCFSPRFLPAGSKTRKLKNDLAPQFRSLPQLVAEPTDARSNSFVGTHEYLAPEIIKGEGHGAAVDWWTFGIFLYELLYGRTPFKGVNNEETLANVVVQTLNFPDTPLVSFQARDLISGLLVKEPEHRLGSEKGAAEIKQHPFFEGLNWALIRCAIPPEVPEFCDFEVPSLVPQENKSRYLECKTTAEHLEFELF; this comes from the exons ATGGGTTCATTTCCAGATACTTCTGAAATTGTTGAAGCACCAAAAGAGGTGAATTCAGGTCAATGCTCCAGGGAAGTATATAGATCACATTTAGGATTAAGTGCGGGTGACAAAGAACGGAAGCTTTCTTTGCTCAAACTGGGGTACAAGGATTCTTTAGAAGATGATATTAATAAGCTTTTTGAGGCGATCAACATTAAAACTTCATCCAAGTGTTTTGGGCAATTAGGCACTAGCCCATTAAATAGAAATGCCTCAAAGAAGCCAATTACAATGGGTATGCCTCGTTCACCAAGGATTGGAAACTCTGAGCCAGCGACCTTGAAGCAAGCATTAAGGGAGCTATCACTTACTAAGGCATCGGAAGTGGCTGCTATGAAACGGTTATCAAAGTTGACAGGGTCCACAGGAGCCTCTGAAGCTGGAAGAATCAAGACATTATACAATGCAGTTGTAGTTGAAGCCAATAAACCTAGCTCTTCCTTGGACGAGGGTAAGGGAAATATGGTTGAAATATCCCTTGTGCCAGAACAAAGCACATCAAATGATTCTGAGAGGTTTCCTGAGCAGCATCAAATCCACAAGATGAAATTATCGAATCAGAGTTTTTGTTCTTCTCCTCAGTTTCCTGTTGCAACAACACAAAATGCTGCAGGGACTGAAACAATAAAAGATGAAGGAGTTTCCACATCAAGGGAAGGTGAGATTCAAACAATAAAGTCAGAGGCAGTTCAAAATGAGAAGCACACATCTGAACCTTCTCCACCTTGTTCTGATTCTGGTGGCAAAATTTTAGAATCGGTTAAGAATGTTCCCGCTTCAACAAAGAAGGCATCAGCACCAAAGGTAGGGCGGAAAGTCAGGTTGCATACAGCACCTTCATCTACCTCAGTCAGTGGGAATAGGGGAAGCAAGTTATCCAGAAATACTGCCCGCATGGTGAAACCAGTTAGCAGGAACAAGAGTTTTGTTAAGAAGAAAATGAGGCAGGATTCAGGATCTGCTACATGTACATCTAGTACATATAATGGAGTAGACACTGAGTTGGATCCTTGTACAAGTCGGCTGGTTTGTGAGAGGTGCCATTGTACCTTGAAGAATGCAAGTAAAACATCAAATCAAAATTCCTCAACTCCCCAATCAAGCAGTCTTAGTGCTGAAGTAAGTTCAACTAATGTGCAATCTAGTGCAAACAAGTCTGGCGTTGTTCCAGGTAACTATAATAAAAGCGGAGCTGCTCTTGTGAAAACTAAGAAGAACACAAAACCAAGAGAAAAAGGGGAGTTTTCCCAAAGCTCAAAAAGTAGCCAAGGTGACTATAGTACCAGTACAAGTATGAGTGATGAGAGTAATGTGAGTGGATCTAGTTGTGGGAACAGACCTCACATGTCAAAGGATGTGAGGTGGGAAGCTATCCGCCATGTTAGAATGCAGGATGGTGTCCTGAGCCTGAAACACTTCAATCTTTTAAAGAAGCTTGGTTGTGGAGACATTGGTACTGTGTATCTTGCGGAGTTAATAGGTACAAATTGTCTGTTTGCCATAAAAGTAATGGACAATGAGTTTTTGGCAAGAAGAAAGAAGATGCCAAGGGCTCAAACTGAAAGAGAAATACTGAGAATGCTAGATCATCCTTTTCTTCCTACATTATATGCCCAGTTTACATCTGATAATCTATCTTGTCTAGTGATGGAGTATTGTCCTGGTGGAGATCTTCATGTCCTTAGGCAGAGGCAGCCTGGCAGGAACTACTCTGAACCAGCAGCAAG GTTTTATGTTGCTGAAGTCCTCCTTGCTTTGGAGTACTTGCACATGCTCGGAGTTATTTATAGGGATCTAAAGCCAGAAAACATTCTTGTCAGGGAGGATGGTCACATCATGCTTACAGATTTCGATCTGTCACTCAGGTGCACTGTTAATCCAACCCTGCTTCAATCATCTTCACCTGAAATGGTTCCTGCAAGGATGTCTGGTCCTTGTGCACAATCTAGCTGTGCCGAGCCTTTCTGCATCGAACCATATTGTCAGGTCCCATGCTTCAGCCCTAGATTTCTACCAGCTGGTTCTAAAACAAGAAAGTTAAAAAATGACCTTGCACCCCAGTTCAGGTCATTGCCACAGCTTGTGGCTGAGCCTACGGATGCACGGTCCAATTCCTTTGTAGGGACCCATGAGTACCTGGCTCCTGAGATAATAAAAGGAGAGGGTCATGGAGCTGCAGTTGATTGGTGGACATTTGGAATATTCCTATACGAGCTTCTATATGGTAGAACGCCTTTTAAAGGTGTTAATAATGAGGAAACTTTAGCAAATGTGGTGGTGCAGACCCTGAATTTTCCAGACACCCCACTCGTTAGTTTTCAAGCAAGAGATCTCATCAGTGGGCTTTTGGTCAAGGAGCCTGAACATAGGTTGGGATCAGAGAAAGGAGCTGCTGAGATTAAGCAGCATCCCTTCTTTGAGGGCTTGAACTGGGCATTAATACGTTGTGCTATTCCACCAGAAGTGCCAGAGTTTTGTGATTTTGAAGTTCCAAGCTTGGTTCCTCAAGAAAATAAGAGTAGGTACTTGGAATGTAAAACGACTGCAGAGCACCTGGAGTTTGAGTTGTTTTag
- the LOC107434945 gene encoding uncharacterized protein LOC107434945: protein MDDVDEVLRNITLEELGWLCSLSESELDMLICLKLLVLHCATMIGDEELAQKFDLKMLRAIGFILMEYAKKNVESLCPGLANSAAFMDCYNLLKFGGEDILSIKELKTCIGYDSKKRCAKRGLNNKIARSRRKQR, encoded by the exons atggATGATGTAGATGAGGTTTTGCGAAATATCACGCTTGAAGAGCTGGGTTGGCTATGTTCCCTTTCCGAGTCTGAGCTT GATATGTTGATTTGCTTGAAATTGTTGGTCCTTCATTGTGCAACGATGATTGGAGACGAAGAACTAGCCCAAAAATTTGACTTGAAGATGCTTCGAGCTATTG GGTTCATTTTGATGGAATATGCCAAAAAGAACGTCGAATCACTTTGTCCAGGCTTGGCCAATTCTGCtgcatttatggattgttataatttattaaagtttGGCGGTGAAGATATTTTGAGTATCAAAGAGTTAAAGACATGTATAGGCTATGATTCGAAAAAGAGATGTGCAAAAAG AGGACTAAACAACAAGATTGCTCGAAGTAGAAGGAAACAGCGCTGA
- the LOC107434950 gene encoding monodehydroascorbate reductase, seedling isozyme produces MAEKSFKYVILGGGVAAGYAAREFAKQGVQPGELALISKEAVAPYERPALSKAYLFPESPARLPGFHVCVGSGGERLLPDWYKEKGIELILSTEIVKADLPGKTLISADGKSFKYQILIIATGSTVIKLSDFGVQGADAKNIFYLREIDDADKLNEAIKEKKNGKAVIVGGGYIGLELGAALRINNLDVTMVYPEPWCMPRLFTSGIAAFYEGYYANKGIKIIKGTVAVGFSTNSEGEVTEVKLKDGNVLGADIVVVGVGGRPLTTLFKGQVEEEKGGIKTDGFFKTSVPDVYAVGDVVTFPLKLYNEDRRVEHVDHARKSAEQAVKAIKASEEGKSIDAYDYLPYFYSRAFDLSWQFYGDNVGDTVLFGDSNPASPKAKFGSYWIKDGKVVGAFLEGGTPEENKAIANVARVQPPVESLDQLAKEGLSFASKI; encoded by the exons ATGGCGGAGAAGAGCTTCAAGTATGTGATCCTTGGTGGTGGCGTCGCAGCA GGATATGCAGCTAGGGAGTTTGCCAAACAGGGGGTTCAGCCAGGTGAACTAGCTTTAATCTCCAAAGAAGCG GTGGCTCCTTATGAACGTCCTGCTCTCAGCAAGGCTTACTTGTTTCCTGAGT CTCCTGCTAGACTTCCTGGGTTTCATGTTTGTGTTGGTAGTGGAGGAGAGAGATTACTTCCTGATTGGTACAAGGAGAAAG GTATTGAATTGATTCTTAGTACTGAAATAGTTAAAGCAGATCTTCCTGGGAAGACTCTTATTAGTGCAGATGGAAAATCCTTCAAGTATCAGATTCTTATTATTGCAACTGGTTCTACA GTTATAAAGTTGAGTGATTTTGGTGTTCAAGGAGCTGatgcaaaaaatattttctacttGAGAGAAATTGATGATGCTGACAAGCTTAATGAagcaattaaagaaaaaaagaacggGAAGGCTGTGATTGTTGGTGGTGGATACATTGGTCTTGAGCTTGGTGCtgctttgagaattaataatcTAGATGTCACCATGGTTTACCCTGAACCTTGGTGCA TGCCTCGGCTTTTTACTTCTGGCATAGCTGCTTTCTATGAGGGTTACTAtgcaaataaaggaattaaaattatcaaaggaACAGTGGCAGTTGGTTTTAGTACCAATTCAGAGGGAGAG GTGACAGAAGTTAAGCTGAAGGATGGTAATGTGCTAGGAGCTgacattgttgttgttggtgttgGAGGAAGACCCCTTACTACATTATTCAAGGGACAAGTTGAAGAGGAGAAAGGTGGCATCAAG ACTGATGGTTTCTTCAAAACAAGTGTGCCCGATGTATATGCTGTGGGTGATGTGGTTACTTTCCCATTGAAATTGTACAATGAGGATAGAAGAGTAGAGCATGTTGATCATGCACGCAAGTCAGCTGAGCAGGCTGTTAAG GCCATCAAGGCAAGCGAGGAGGGAAAATCAATAGATGCTTATGATTACCTTCCATACTTCTATTCTCGCGCTTTTGATTTGTCATGGCAGTTCTATGGTGACAACGTTGGCGACACAGTGCTTTTTGGAGACAGCAATCCTGCATCACCAAAGGCCAAGTTTGGATCGTACTGGATTAAAGATGGCAAGGTTGTTGGAGCATTTCTGGAGGGTGGTACACCAGAGGAAAACAAAGCTATCGCTAATGTTGCTAGGGTCCAACCCCCAGTTGAGAGTCTAGATCAGCTTGCAAAGGAAGGTCTTTCCTTTGCTAGCAAGatctaa
- the LOC107434951 gene encoding large ribosomal subunit protein P2B-like, protein MKVVAAFLLAVLGGNSSPSADDLKNIFAAVGAEADDDRIQFFLSEVKGKDVTELIASGREKLASVPSGGGAAVAVAAAASGGGGAAPAAAETKKEEKVEEKEESDDDMGFSLFD, encoded by the exons ATGAAGGTGGTCGCTGCGTTTTTGTTGGCTGTGCTGGGAGGCAACTCCAGCCCTTCCGCTGATGACCTCAAGAACATCTTTGCCGCCG TTGGAGCTGAAGCTGATGACGATAGAATTCAGTTTTTTCTTTCGGAAGTTAAGGGTAAAGATGTGACAGAGCTTATTGCATCTGGGCGAGAAAAGTTGGCCTCCGTGCCTTCTGGTGGTGGAGCCGCAGttgctgttgctgctgctgccAGTGGTGGAGGCGGTGCTGCCCCTGCTGCAGCTGAGACCAAAAAAGAGGAGAAAGTGGAGGAGAAAGAGGAATCAGATGAT GACATGGGCTTCAGTCTCTTTGACTAA